ACTGTCACACGACGTACTACATGGCCAGAACAAACTCATTGCAAACCACACCGATCGAGCTtccaaaaagaaaaggagaaggcgAAACCAAACCACATCACGGGGATCTCCTGGAACCTTTTCCTTTTCCGTCTTCATTCATAACACGGCGCAAGGACCTTGCGGTGTTGCGTGTTGTCGACAAGAAAACACAAACGGGACAAGAGGGACTGCCCACGGGACCAGTTTTGATTATAGCTCGCCTAACACGCACATGATTTAAATAATTCGGTTGGCCACCAAGAAACAGGCAGAGGCGCTAGAAGCTGTCCGGGATCCTGGACGAtgcaccaccgccaccaccccacTGCCGTATCCTGGAGCTCGCCTCGCTTGCCTGCCAAGTGCCAAACACATTCCAAGATGGTAGTTTAAGCGTGAGTTTCAGATAAAAAAAGATGGTAGTATCAGGACTTGTCTCGTTTTGCCCGAGGCTGAAACCCAGCAGTCAAACCAGGATCGCTCACCTCCTTGTTCCAGTTGGTGCGCATGGTGATCGCGATCAGGATCACCGTCTGCAGGCCCACCCCGGTGAGCATGCCGCCCCACATCCCCTGTTGCATCCCATCCAAAGTCAAGCAACCACGGTCGGTTCAAAACAAAACGAACAAAGACATGCATGCACGGAGCGGAGCGCGTACCTGAATCCCGCGGCGCAGCGGGAAGGCGATCATGTACCCGACCGGGATGCCGACCCCGTAGTAGCACCCCAGGTTGATGTAGGCCACCAGCCACTGCCACCCGGCGCCGACGGCCACGCCGGACAGCACGGGCTGGACGCTGTTGAGCAGCAGCGTGAAGGCGAAGACGACGCCCAGGCTGGCCACGGCGTGCACCACCTCGGGGCTCTCCGTGAAGGGCGCGCCGTAGACGTCGCGGAGGAGCAGGACGGCCACGAAGAATGCCACCCCGATGGCCACGGACGACATGAGCACCAGCGCGATCGCAAACCTCGCCGCCCGCGGACGCCCCGCGCCCAGCTCGTTCGACACCCTCACGCTGCTCCAAAGATTGGATTAACGCGCAGGCATGAATGTGTTTTGATGCAGATTGGTTGATTGATTGATGAGATTACCTGATGGCTGCATTGAATCCGAAGAACACCATGATCTGCCACCCGAACAGGTTGGTGCTGCACGCGGCAGCCAATGTGCCACATCCACAAATCGCAACATGTCAGTGCTACTATACTACTATTTACTCTTTACTAAAGCTAGCTACCGTTTTGCTCAGCTTGGAAAGTGGAAATTATAACAGCTAGCTAGCTCACCAGATGGAGACTGCGGCGACGGCGACCTGAGCGTTGGGAAGGTTGCCCACGATCACGATCAGGAACATGTAGAACCAGAATTCCAAGCTAAAGAGCGGGAACATAGGTGATTAATTACAACAGTTCATGGCAGTTCATTGGACCATAAGTAGGTAGCTGTACGAAATGCACGTACCAGATCATGATTGCTGAGCCGATGGAGAGGCGGGCGAAGCTGAAGAGCTCGGTGAAGGCGAGGGAGTCCAACTCGAAGCCGTTCCATGCGCCGGGGCAGTAACCCATGACGATGTAGGCGAGCTGGCCGAGCACCACGAACCACCACGACGCGTTAAGCGCGACGGCGAGGCCGATGAGGCCCATCCGCATGGGCACCACGAGGAACCAGGTGAGCGCGACGTGGAgcaccagcgccgccgccgacaccgccGCCATGGCCATCAGCTTGCTCTGCGCCTGCAGGAACTTCTGGATGGGGAAGTTGAGCGCGTACGCGAAGAGCTGCGGGACCATGTAGAGCGAGAAGCGGCCGGCCATGACGGCGATCTGGTCGTCCTGGTGGAAGAACCTGAGGATCGGGGTGGCGAAGAGGTAGAGTGGGAGCATGCAGACGGCCGTGGCGGTGAGCAGCAGCCAGGAACGCTGCAGGTAGACGCCGAGCATGGGGAG
This portion of the Triticum dicoccoides isolate Atlit2015 ecotype Zavitan chromosome 7A, WEW_v2.0, whole genome shotgun sequence genome encodes:
- the LOC119332402 gene encoding protein DETOXIFICATION 33-like, which encodes MASCAGGGDEPLTDALLARAGSGDKDDLEEIHSVSAFLRCAAEENRRLWCLAGPAIFTSLAQYSLGAITQVAAGHLTTLELDAVSTENSVVAGLAFGIMYGMGSALETLCGQAYGAKKLPMLGVYLQRSWLLLTATAVCMLPLYLFATPILRFFHQDDQIAVMAGRFSLYMVPQLFAYALNFPIQKFLQAQSKLMAMAAVSAAALVLHVALTWFLVVPMRMGLIGLAVALNASWWFVVLGQLAYIVMGYCPGAWNGFELDSLAFTELFSFARLSIGSAIMICLEFWFYMFLIVIVGNLPNAQVAVAAVSICTNLFGWQIMVFFGFNAAISVRVSNELGAGRPRAARFAIALVLMSSVAIGVAFFVAVLLLRDVYGAPFTESPEVVHAVASLGVVFAFTLLLNSVQPVLSGVAVGAGWQWLVAYINLGCYYGVGIPVGYMIAFPLRRGIQGMWGGMLTGVGLQTVILIAITMRTNWNKEASEASSRIRQWGGGGGASSRIPDSF